One region of Halohasta litchfieldiae genomic DNA includes:
- a CDS encoding outer membrane protein assembly factor BamB family protein, giving the protein MVGDTVLGRRDITERRSETREAIALSAETGSITWSYETERDVDHFTAVTVDDGIYLTRSGPQDGNGVVALNMDGTKRWIVNTAVGYERPRVANDTVYVADSRVYAFDVASGDLRWEYNLQGSRLSPTIVDVTDTVVVETGYTVLGLDPTAGTVRWEFETGDQVIGEVQLSDGISYVMTSDRIAASSDGAEQWRTEFDTTTAQTGESIVGTTSDRVFVFTSGDDGDAHQLQAFEVATGERSWTSEPIQPIVQPDFEWTPRTTVYGDIAYLGGETLRAIDATTGDELWQASVGDGPIKTLTVINNGAEADHTVFVQGGETQLATFTPDGEQTWSHSVNAPDRVSAIGEYVFVGTDNEICSLNRLEKS; this is encoded by the coding sequence GTGGTAGGGGATACAGTACTCGGTCGGAGAGATATTACCGAACGCAGATCGGAGACGAGGGAAGCTATCGCCCTGAGTGCTGAGACCGGATCGATTACATGGAGCTATGAAACCGAACGAGACGTTGATCACTTTACTGCCGTCACAGTTGACGATGGAATATACCTCACCCGGAGTGGCCCCCAAGACGGCAACGGAGTGGTTGCTCTCAATATGGACGGCACGAAGCGCTGGATCGTGAACACTGCAGTCGGTTACGAGCGTCCACGTGTAGCCAACGACACAGTCTACGTCGCCGACAGCCGGGTGTACGCATTTGATGTAGCTTCAGGAGATCTACGCTGGGAGTACAACCTACAGGGTAGTAGATTGTCGCCGACAATCGTCGACGTCACCGACACTGTCGTTGTCGAAACGGGCTACACAGTCCTCGGACTCGATCCGACTGCGGGAACCGTGCGGTGGGAGTTCGAAACCGGCGATCAAGTGATAGGGGAAGTTCAGCTCTCGGACGGAATCAGTTACGTTATGACCAGTGATCGGATCGCTGCGAGTTCGGACGGTGCCGAGCAGTGGCGCACAGAATTCGACACTACTACTGCACAAACAGGCGAGAGTATTGTCGGGACCACGTCTGATCGTGTGTTCGTCTTTACAAGCGGTGATGACGGAGACGCCCACCAACTCCAGGCTTTCGAGGTTGCAACCGGCGAGCGATCCTGGACCTCCGAGCCGATCCAACCGATTGTCCAACCAGATTTTGAATGGACTCCGAGGACAACTGTATACGGAGACATCGCCTATCTCGGTGGCGAGACGCTCCGTGCAATAGACGCGACAACTGGAGACGAACTCTGGCAGGCGTCAGTCGGCGATGGGCCGATCAAAACGCTGACCGTCATCAATAACGGCGCTGAGGCCGATCACACCGTGTTCGTTCAAGGGGGCGAGACACAGCTCGCAACGTTCACCCCAGACGGCGAGCAGACGTGGAGCCACTCGGTCAACGCCCCTGATCGGGTCTCTGCGATAGGGGAGTACGTGTTCGTTGGGACGGACAACGAGATCTGCTCGCTGAATCGACTGGAAAAGTCGTAA